The DNA window ATGGCGGTTTTCGAGCGCGTCCGGGCACAATTGAAGGCCCGGCTCGGAACCGAGGTCTATTCGAGCTGGTTCGGACGGATGAAGCTCGCGGAGACATCGAGGGGCGTGGTCCGCATTTCCGTTCCGACGGCCTTTTTGAGGGCCTGGATCAACGGTCATTATCTGGACCTCATCACTGAACTCTGGAAAGCCGAGGATGCCTCGACCCTGAAGGTCGAGATAGTCGTGCGAACCGCCACCCGGAGCATGCCTTCAAAGGCGGAAGTCAAGCCGGTGCCCGTGCGCAAGGCGTCGAGCCAGCCGCACCCCGCCGCTGCAAACGGCGCGGTGAATGGCGCGCGGATCACCGCCTTGCCTTCGGCAAGGTCCGATTATGCGCCGCGCCCGAGCATGTTCGGATCGCCGCTCGACAGCCGCTACACCTTCGAATCCTTTATCGAGGGCGCGTCCAACCGCGTTGCCTGTGCCGCAGCCAGGACAGTGGCGGAATCGGCCGCCGGGGCGATCCGTTTCAATCCGCTTTTCCTGCACGCCTCGGTCGGGCTGGGAAAGACACATCTTCTTCAGGCGATTGCGGCGGCGTCGCTGAAGCGCCGTCCTCAGTCGCGCGTGGTCTATCTCACCGCCGAATATTTCATGTGGCGCTTTGCCACCGCGATCCGAGACAACAATGCGCTCACGCTCAAGGAGCAGCTTCGCGACATCGACCTGCTCATCATCGACGACATGCAGTTCCTGCAGGGCAAGTCCATCCAGAACGAGTTCTGCCACCTGCTCAACATGCTGCTCGACAGCGCACGGCAGGTGGTTGTGGCAGCGGACAGGCCGGCATCCGAACTGGAGTCGCTCGAGCCACGCGTGAAGTCGCGCCTCAACGGCGGCGTTTCGCTCGAGATTCTTCCGCCGGACTATGAATTGCGGCTTGCCATGATTCAGCAGCGGCTGGCTGCCGCGCGCGTCGAAGACCCTTCGCTGGATATACCGGCCGAGGTGATCGACCACGTCGCGCAAGTGGTCACGGGGAGCGGGCGCGAGCTCGAAGGGGCCTTCAACCAGCTGGTTTTCCGCCATTCGTTCGAACCACAGATCACGCTGGAGCGCATCGATGAGATCTTGGGGCCGGTGTGCCGCTCCGGCGAGCCTCGGCGCGTGCGCATCGAGGACATCCAGCGCGTGGTCGCACGTCACTACAATGTGTCGAAGACGGAATTGCTCTCCAATCGGCGCACCCGCTCCATCGTCAAGCCGCGGCAGGTGGCGATGTATCTCGCCAAGGTGCTGACGCCGCGTTCGCTGCCCGAGATCGGGCGCCGCTTCGGCGGGCGAGACCACACGACGGTGCTGCACGCGGTGCGCAAGATCGAAGGTATGTCGGGGGACGACAAGCAGCTCGCGCAGGAGATCGAGCTTCTGAAGAGGTTGATCAGCGAGCAAGCCTGAGCCGGGAGTGCGGCAGTAAAACGCCTGCAGAAGCGTTATCCCCAGGAAGCCCGCGGAAAATGGCTCCGGCCGTTCCGCGGGCTTGCCTTTCTCGTAGATTTCCTGTCAGTTTGGCGCAATTCCAGCATGTAAGGAGCAGGCTGCGAAGGGCTTCGGCCATGTCGCATCCCTCTTCATCCAGGCGAGAAACACAGGTATGCGTGTAGTCTTAGAACGTTCCAATCTTCTGAAGTCGCTCGGCCATGTCCACCGGGTGGTGGAACGGCGCAACACGATACCGATTCTCTCCAATGTTCTTTTGTCCGTCGATGGCACAAGCCTGGAGATGAAGGCGACGGATCTTGACCTCGAAGTGACCGAGGCCGCCCCGGCTTCCATCGAGCAGGCGGGCGCGACGACGGTGCCCGCGCATCTCCTCTACGATATCGTGCGCAAGCTGCCGGACGGCGCGGAAGTGATGCTCAAGATGGAAGAGAACGGCCAGACCATGTCGGTCATCTCCGGGCGCTCCACCTTCCGCCTGCAGTGCCTGCCCAAGGCGGATTTCCCGTCACTCACCGCCGGCCAGTTCTCACACGTCTTCCGCATGGATTCGGCCGCCCTGCGCAGCCTCATCGAGAAGACACAGTTTGCGATTTCCACGGAAGAGACCCGCTACTATCTGAACGGCATTTTCCTGCACGCGCTGGAATCGGACGGTGCGCTGAAGCTGCGTGCCGTGGCGACTGACGGACACCGGCTGGCACGCACCGAGATCGAAGCGCCGGCGGGCTCGGAAGGCATGCCCGGCATCATCATCCCGCGCAAGACAGTGGGCGAGTTGCAGAAGCTGGTGGACGACCCGGACGTGGCGGTGACCGTGGAGCTCTCCGACACGAAGGTCCGGTTCACCATTGGCAGTGTGGTTCTGACGTCGAAGCTGATCGACGGCACTTTTCCCGACTATCAGCGTGTCATCCCCACCGGGAACGACAAGGAACTGGTCATCGACCGGCAGGCTTTCTCCGCCGCCGTCGACCGCGTATCGACCGTCTCTTCCGAGCGCGGAAGGGCCGTGAAGCTCTCCATCTCCAGCGGACAGGTCACCTTCACGGTCAACAATCCGGATTCGGGCAGCGCGACGGAGGAGATTCCGGCGGGCTACGACGCCGATCCGATCGAAATCGGTTTCAATGCGCGTTACCTGCTTGATGTGGCCGCGCAGCTTTCGGGAAGCGAGGCGAAATTTCTTCTGGCGGACGCCGGTTCGCCGACGCTCATACAGGACACGTCCGATGAGCGCGCGCTCTATGTTCTGATGCCGATGCGGGTGTGACCAGGACGCTTCCAGGGGCAGAGGACGGTCGCCCGGCGCAAGTCCATCTCGCCAGGCTCACGCTCACGAATTTTCGCAATTATGCATCGCTCGCATTGGACTTGGCGCCGGGCGCCGTGGTGCTGACGGGGGAGAACGGGGCCGGCAAGACCAATCTTCTGGAGGCCGTGTCCTTCCTCTCGCCCGGGCGCGGCCTCAGGCGCGCGACACTGGAGGAGGTGGCGCGCATCGGCTCGGGCGACGGATTCGCCGTGCATGCAGAGGTGGAAGGCCCCCAGGGCACTCGTCGCATCGGCACGGGGACGGCAGGTGCGGATGGCGGCGTTCCCGTGCGCCGGGTGCGCATCGATGGCGAGCCTCA is part of the Chelativorans sp. AA-79 genome and encodes:
- the dnaA gene encoding chromosomal replication initiator protein DnaA, which produces MAVFERVRAQLKARLGTEVYSSWFGRMKLAETSRGVVRISVPTAFLRAWINGHYLDLITELWKAEDASTLKVEIVVRTATRSMPSKAEVKPVPVRKASSQPHPAAANGAVNGARITALPSARSDYAPRPSMFGSPLDSRYTFESFIEGASNRVACAAARTVAESAAGAIRFNPLFLHASVGLGKTHLLQAIAAASLKRRPQSRVVYLTAEYFMWRFATAIRDNNALTLKEQLRDIDLLIIDDMQFLQGKSIQNEFCHLLNMLLDSARQVVVAADRPASELESLEPRVKSRLNGGVSLEILPPDYELRLAMIQQRLAAARVEDPSLDIPAEVIDHVAQVVTGSGRELEGAFNQLVFRHSFEPQITLERIDEILGPVCRSGEPRRVRIEDIQRVVARHYNVSKTELLSNRRTRSIVKPRQVAMYLAKVLTPRSLPEIGRRFGGRDHTTVLHAVRKIEGMSGDDKQLAQEIELLKRLISEQA
- the dnaN gene encoding DNA polymerase III subunit beta; translation: MRVVLERSNLLKSLGHVHRVVERRNTIPILSNVLLSVDGTSLEMKATDLDLEVTEAAPASIEQAGATTVPAHLLYDIVRKLPDGAEVMLKMEENGQTMSVISGRSTFRLQCLPKADFPSLTAGQFSHVFRMDSAALRSLIEKTQFAISTEETRYYLNGIFLHALESDGALKLRAVATDGHRLARTEIEAPAGSEGMPGIIIPRKTVGELQKLVDDPDVAVTVELSDTKVRFTIGSVVLTSKLIDGTFPDYQRVIPTGNDKELVIDRQAFSAAVDRVSTVSSERGRAVKLSISSGQVTFTVNNPDSGSATEEIPAGYDADPIEIGFNARYLLDVAAQLSGSEAKFLLADAGSPTLIQDTSDERALYVLMPMRV